Genomic segment of Paenalkalicoccus suaedae:
AATCATCAATGTTGGCTGTTGTTGGACGGCAGGCTGCTGAAAGCCTTGCATGGGTACAATTGCTCTTTCAGTTGATGTCTCTGGCATTTGTTGCCCTAAAAGCAGTCTTGCAAATTGATCCTTTGAAATCCCAGGATCCTTAGTAGCATGGTTCAAGTAAGCTAATTCTGCAATGCGAGTGAACGCCTTTGGCACCTGACTAAATGCTGGTAGCTCTTTCGGAATAGCTTCTTTTAACATTGGAAGGAGCATCGTAAAGTCCTTCTTCTCATCCACTTGATTAAACATAGTAGCCGTCACATTCATGACAACTTGTTTTAATTCAGGCGAAAGGGGAGCTTGCTGATTTACCATGTGTAAATGACCAAGTGCAGCCAATAAAACCGTCGGGTTACCTGTCTCAGTAAACTCACTAAAGAGTGCGGAAAGAGAAGGATTCACACTTACTAACTGCTTAATTTCCTCTAACCAAGCGTCCGGTAACTCAAGTTCCTCTAATAGTTCTACCGTGTTTTCTGTCACAAAAAGGTCTTCTACAGGTAGTTCCTCTAATAAGGCTAGTAAAGAGTCGAGTTCCTCAGGTGATAACGTAGAATCAGGTAACAGTTCTTGTAAACTCGTTTCTTCTTGAAGGGACTCTGGTAACGCTTCTCCGTTATGTAGCAGGCCGCCAAGTAAAGCAAGAAAGCTATTCGCAGAAGTTGTAGTTTGTGAACCACTGGTTTGAGGTACAGCTTGTGTCACTGGTTGCGCAACCATCATTCCGTTTATCATGTTTTCACCTCCTTTCGATGTTAATTGGAAAGCTGACTAATGATACTTGCAGCAAGCTCTGCGTCCATACGACTTAAAATGTCGGATCTAGAGTTGACGTTCATTCCTCTAAAATAAAGAACTGCTTCCTCTTCGGATAGTTGCTCCATAATAGTGGCCGCTCGTGATGATGTCATACTTTCTAATGTACGTATCACGTCATCATAGTCGGCGAGTGCTTCAGAGAGCTCGCCTTCTTCGCCCTCCTCGTCTTCTGGGAGACCTTCTCTTAATACTAAGAGCTCCTCTTCTAAAGAGGCGATCGTTTCTTCACTCGTTGTCACTTGGCCGGTCAGCTGCGTGACTTCCTGCTCAAGCGTCCTGTTCTCATGCTCTAGTTGCGCAATATATTCCTCATTGCTAAGCGTCTCTTCCTCTGATTCAATAAAAGGAAGTGAACTAGCTAATTGCCTTGCCGTGTCACTTACGTTGTAGCCGAGAAAGTATAATAGCACTACTGCTAAGATGATGGCGAACATGATAGGAATAACAATGACCATAAAGAATATAAGCAGTTTACTTTGAGATTTTTCTTTACCTTTTTTACTCATCGCGTCACCTATTTACCTTCTAATAAATTGATTAACCGAAACTTCGTCTAAAAATTTCATTTCCTCTTGTTTCTCATGCTCGACGTATCGCTCAAACTCAATTTCTTTCATTCGCTCATACTTTTTGAGATCAACAGACTTCACCGTCAAAAAGCTTTCTTTTTCTTGCATCTCTCTTCTAGCTTTTTGAGTGATCTTTTGAAGCTTACCTATCTCCTGCTCTAAAAACGAGATTGTCTGTTCGTTTTGCTGAATAAAGGCAATCGACATTCCTTGCATAATTTGTTGTTGCGTTTGATCAATGAGCTCCTCGCGACGTTTTAACATGGCATACAGCTCTTTCGCACTTTCTTCAAAGGACCTGACAGAGTCCGAGAATTCTTTCTCTGCCGCAGCTTTCTCGTATTCTTTAATTTCCAACACTTTTTGAAGCTGATACGTAAAGCTCATTGCTGCACTCCCCCTGCGAATAGTGATTTCATTTGACTGACTGCGGATTCAAGAGATTGATTTTCATTCACAGACTGCTTGAGGAAACGCATGACGTGCGGTTGCCACTGAATCGCATCATCGATCTCTTTGTTCGTTCCTCTTTTATAAGCACCAATGTTAATCAGATCTTCGGAGTCTTTGTATGTAGCCAAAATCTGTCGCATCCGATCTGCTAATGCGTTATGATCATCATTTGCAATCTCAGACATAACCCGGCTGACACTTTGAAGAACATTAATGGCTGGGAAATGACCTTTATTCGCTAAACGTCTATCTAAAACTAGGTGACCGTCCAAAATACCTCTCACCGTGTCAGCGATTGGTTCATTCATATCGTCACCATCTACAAGGACGGTGTAAAACGCTGTAATTGCTCCTCTTTCGTTCATTCCGCTTCGTTCTAACAAACGAGGTAACAATGCGAATACCGAAGGTGTGTACCCTTTCGTAGTTGGTGGCTCCCCAATAGCAAGTCCAATTTCTCGCTGAGCCATCGCTACTCGCGTTACAGAGTCCATCATTAAGTTGACATTGAGACCTTGATCTCGGAAGTATTCGGCTATTGCCGTTGCTGTATAGGCTCCTTTAATTCTCATTAAAGCAGGTTGATCAGAAGTAGCAACTACCACAACGGTGTTTTTAAGACCTGATTCGCCAAGATCTCGCTCGATAAAGTCACGCACCTCTCGACCACGCTCTCCTATGAGTGCAATCACGTTAATGTCTGCATCAGAATTTTTAGCGATCATAGCCATCAGCGTACTTTTACCAACACCACTACCGGCAAAGATGCCAAGTCGTTGACCCTTCCCTACAGTGAACATCCCGTCTATAGCCTTCACGCCTATGGAGAGAGGCTCTTTAATCCGCGGTCGTGTAATCGGGCTTGGTGGTGCATTGTCAGTCGAATAAGGTCTAAAGCCTGCGTCAAATATATCTCCATTGAACGGTCTACCTAAGCTATCGACGACGGAGCCAATCATACCTGTCCCTACCTTTATTTCTAAAGGCTTGTTCATCGTTTCGACCAAACTGCCTGGAGCAATCGCATCGACGCGATCATATGGCATGAGGATGACATGCTGCTCGCGAAATCCTACAACCTCCGCTAAGATCTTACGGTTCGTATTTTTACCTACAGAGATTTGGCAAAGCTCTCCAACAGAAGCTTGAGGTCCTTGCGCTTCTATCATGAGTCCAACTACTTGCGTCACTCGCCCAAATTGCTTATAAGAATTAATATCCTTTACTTGGTGAACGAGTTGCTCAAATGCTGTCATGAGACTCACCTTCTTGCAACTTCTCAAATAGCGTTCGTTTAATCTCTAAAAGTTGTACGTCGACAGAGGCATCTAGTTTGCCATACGGCGTATCAATCAGGCATCCATCATGCGGTAGTTGTTCGTCAGGGTAAATTAGCAGATGCCTGGACTGTCGAACAATTTCTCTAAGCTCCTCTTGCTGTGCTAACGTGCGCTCATACCAATCAGGGTGGACATAGAGCTTCACTTCTTCTTGTTCTCTCACTTCCTGCAATGCTTCCTTGACTAAATGGAGCCACGCAGACTCATCTTCAAGCTGCTTTCCTAAGATCTTTTCCGTGATGCCCAGTGCTAGCTCAAGCATATGTGATTCAGCTGCTTCGAGCTTATGCTGGTAATCCTGCTTTGAAAGATTCACGATCCCCTGCGCTTGATCAATAGCTTCTTTATACTGCTCAAGACCTGCTTGCATCCCTTCCTGAAAACCTTGATTAAAGCCCTCTTCAGCTGCCTTACGCCCTTCTTCCTCGGCATCAGTTGCCATCTGCTCTAATTGCGCTTGTTTCCATTCTTCAAATGCTACTTTTTCTTCTTGTAGCTGTTGTTCCCGATTGGCTATTTCTTCTTTGTCACGAGCAATCGCTTGTTTAGAAGACTGTATAGCCCTCTTTTCTTGCGTAGATTCCCCTTGTTGATCACTATAGTCAACAGGATGTTCCTCTTTAAAGATAGAATGAAGTTTAATGATCTTTTTTGCAGACTCATCAGAGCGCACAGACTTAATTAATCTAGACAATAATATCATCTCCTCCACCGCGGGCAATGACTATTTCTCCAGCTTCTTCAAGGCGACGTATGACTGCTACGATGCGTGTTTGTGCTTCTTCCACGTCACGAAGTCTGACAGGACCCATAAACTCCATTTCCTCTTTAAAGGTCTCAGACATACGCTGTGACATGTTTGTAAAGACAATATCTTTTACCTCTTCACTTGCCACTTTTAAAGCTAGTTGTAAATCGGCGTTCTCAACATCTCGGATAACGCGTTGAATAGAACGGTTATCAAGAGTGACGATATCTTCGAAGACAAACATTCTCTTCTTGATTTCTTCTGCAAGCTCCGGATCTTGAATCTCTAGTGCATCTAAAATCGTTCGTTCCGTACTACGGTCTACACTATTTAGAACCTCTACAACAGACTCAATTCCACCAGCCTGCGTGTAATCTTGTGTAACAGTAGACGATAGCTTCTTTTCTAAAATCATCTCGACTTCGTTAATAATTTCAGGAGACGTTGAATCCATGACGGCGATTCGCTTTGCAATATCAGCCTGCATTTCTTGTGGCAAGGATGATAAAATTTGACCCGACTGCTCACTATCTAAATAAGATAGGATCAGAGCAATCGTCTGCGGATGCTCATTTTGTATAAAATTTAAAATTTGCATCGAGTCTGCTTTTCTTGCAAAGTCAAACGGCCTCACTTGTAGCGTAGACGTCAATCGATTAATGATTGCCATCGCTTCATCTGACCCTAATGCCTTTTCAAGTACGTCTTTCGCGTATCCAATACCACCTTGAGTGATATAGTCTTGAGCAATTGCGAGCTGGTGAAAGGACTCAATAATTTCTTCCTTCGTATCATGGTCGACCTTTCTAACACCTGCAATTTCTAGTGTTAGCTTTTCAATCTCTTCTTCCGATAAGTGCTTATATACTTGAGCAGATACATCTGGGCCAAGAGAAATTAGTAAAATGGCTGCTTTCTGCTTTCCAGTAAGTTGTTTTTTTTTCGCCACTTCCGGTTAACCTCCCTTAATCCTCTGATAGCCAAGTGCGAATTAGCTGTGAAAATTGATCTGGTTTTTCGCGAGCAAGCTGTTCAAGCTGCCTTCTTCTAGCCTTCTCTTCTGAATCTGCACCATCATCTAATGGTGGAAGCTCAAATTGTTCGCGTTGCTCTTCCATTGCAACCTCTTCTTCCACTGTTCGACCTTTTCGAACGAGAAGGAAAATAAGCAATCCAATAATAAGCGCTAACGCACCGACAATGTAATACCAGAAAGGAATACCAGACGGAGGCTCTTCAAGCTCGATTTTACCGATAAACGGTTGTGAGGATACAAAAATACGTTCTCCAAGTTCCTCTTCTCCCCATTCACCTGAAATCTCACTATTAATAGAAGTTCTTACTACTTGTCCAACGACTGTGGATATATCCGCTAATCTTTCAGGTGGAAGTGTTCCTGGATCCTCAGGGTCTGGAGGCTCTACCATAACTTGAATCCCGATATCTCGAATTTGATAAGGACTTTCCACGATATCTCGTGAAATTCGATTTACTTCGTTATTAATTCTTTCTTCAATTCGTTCATAATCTCCATCACCACCAGATGCTAAAACGCCTGGGAAGTTTGGAATATCATCTTCTCCTGTACCAGGAACGCCACCTTCGGCAACTTCTTCTCCTGAGTATGTTTCAGTGATACGTTCAACACTCATTGCGATTCCTTCATTTGTTTCTTCATCAACTGGTTCGACTAACTCTTCCACTCGGTTCTCTCTAGTGAAATCGATGTCCGTTGACACAGAGACCAATACTTTATCCTGACCTACCATTGTTCCTAGCATTTGATGAAGGTCACGTTGAATTTCTCGCTCGATATCTTTTTGGATTGTACGTTGTTGCTCATAAGCAGTTAAGCTACTGCTATCCATAGATGGTTGGTTCTCAAGCTCTAAATATCTGGAGAATTGATCCATGATAACGATGTTCTCAACAGGTAAACTTGGGACACTTTGTGCAACTAAATGATATAAGGCGTTTGTTTGTTGCTGATCTAGGGAATAGCCAGATTGCATGTTAAGTAATACGGATGCTGTAGCTTGATCTGGCTCATCGGCGAGCCAAACACTCTCTTCAGGCATCGTGATCATTACTTGCGCATTCGCTACACCGTCAATGTTGCGAATTAAGTCTTCGATAGATGTTTGAATTGCCGCTCGTTCTAATAGTTGAAATTCATTATCTGTTGTACCAAAACCCATATTATTTCCAAAAGTAGAATAATCAATTCTGCCCGTCTGAGGAATTCCCTCTGCAGCAAGCTGAACTTTTAAATTATCTACAGCAGATTCTGGTACTGAGATTGAAGTTCCATCGGGGCTAACTTCATTTGCTACTCCTCTAGCATCTAAAGTGGCCTTGACCTCTCCAGTCTCCTGCATAGACATATTTGTGTATAGCGGGACGTAGTTTGTTTGCGAGCCAAACCAAGTAAAGGCAGCGATTAACACAATGACTAATGCTACGGAGCCAGCTAATAGGCTTTTTTGATTTTTAGTACGCGAACTCCAGAATTCAGTTGTTTTTGTTTTGAAAGATGCTAATCGTTCGTTCATGGTTCCTCCTACTGCCTTTTACTTGCACATTCAGACGTTTCAATAAACTTTTTTTAAATTTTCTCTAAATAATTTGTAAACGTTACCGATATAAAGAAAAATGTGTAGATTTATAACGCGACTATATGCAAATACCCATTAAACGGACATTCGCATCACTTCTTGATACGCTTCAATTACTTTATTTCTTACTTCAACTGTTGTTTCTAACATAATTGAGGCTTTTTGAGCTGTTATCATCACATCATGAAGATCCACTTGCTCTCCTCTTGCTAAACGCTCAGTCATGACTTCAGAATCAATACGTGATTCGTTCACATTTGCAATAGCATCATTTAACCATGTTTTAAAAGATTGGTGAGCTTCTGCTGGTGTGGCTTGATTAACCATGCGTTGCTGCGGGTTCATCACTGATTGCATGTTAGATACCATGTTCATGTTCATTTAAAATGCCTCCTTTACTTTTAGCGTCCAATTTCAAGCGCACGCATTAGCATACTTTTTTGTGCATCTAGCGTTGTTACATTCGCTTCATAAGATCTCGTTGCACTCATAAGGTCCATCATTTCTTTTAACGGATCAACATTTGGAAGTTCCACATACCCATCCTCATTCGCATCAGGGTGTTCAGGTTGATAAGCTAAACGAAACGGTGTTTGATCTTCCATAATTCTACTAATCTTAACTCCGTTTGTTTCAGCTTGTTGAGCTTGTAAGAAATGATTTCGAAACGATTGTTCCCCGTTTGTTTGCATGTGCACCATTTTTCTTCTGTAAGGCTCCCACTCACCATCAACTAAACGTCCTCTAGTAGACTCTGCATTTGCCATATTCGCTGATGTGACATCCATTCTAAGCCGCTGACTTGTTAGTGCTGATGCAGAAACATTCATTCCATGAAACATTCGTCATTACCTCCCTGAGCCTAATGCAGTTCGAATTCCACTAAATCGACTGTTAAGTCTTTCAATCATTGCATTATAATAAATTTGATTCTTCGCAAGTTCAGCCATTTCATGATCCATATCGACATTATTTCCATTATGGTTATAAGCGGTATTATTCCGCTTCGTTATAACTGGTGATTCATTTGAGTTGCTACCACCAAAATTAATATGTTTTTCGTCCGTTCGATACGCTTGCAATTGGTTACCTGTTGCCTCTGCTAACTGGTGCTTAAACACTGTCCGCTCCGCTTTAAACCCTGGCGTATCAGCATTGGCAATATTATTCGCAATTGTATTATGCCTTGTAGTAGCTGCTTTTAAAGAAGTTTCCATTAACCTCATTGCATCATTATTTAATAAATTCATGAGCCCCACCTTCTTAATATGTATCTATTTATTTATGACTTTTGGTTCCCCATAACATGTATTCTATTCGATAATGGACTATCTGTCTAAGGTACAGATAAAATTTGTCAAATTACATATAAAAGTCCCGGTTTTTGTCCTGGAGTTTTCTTCAGATAAGAAAGTTTTTTGTCATTTACGAACATTATTTGGTACATATTAAAATTCGAACCTATTAGCACCATACCACAATTCCGAATAAATCTGTGAAAATCTCGTAAGTTTACAAATGAGAACATAAAAAAAAGGACCTGCGAACTAGCAGGTCCTTTTTTATTATTAGGTCTTTTGTCGAAGCGTGTCAGTTTTTTTGCTTTTTTAATTCCTCAAGAAACTTGTCGTTTAATACCTTGATATACGTGCCTTTCATCCCTAACGAACGAGACTCAATAACTCCTGCACTCTCTAATTTTCTGAGCGCGTTAACGATTACAGACCTTGTAATACCTACGCGGTCTGCAATTTTACTTGCAACTAATAGTCCTTCTGTACCGTCTAATTCTTCAAAAATATGATCCACGGCCTCTAGCTCACTATAAGAGAGGGAGCTAATAGCCATTTGAACAACTGCTTTACTTCTAGCTTCTTGCTCGATCTCTTCCGCTTTCTCATGTAAAATTTCCATGCCTACTACTGTAGAGCCATACTCCGCTAATAGGAGATCATCATCGTTAAAGGACTCATCTAAACGAGCTAAAATAAGTGTACCAAGACGCTGGCCCCCACCTTGGATTGGAACTATCGTTGTTAGACCGTTTTTAAATAAATCTTTATTTTCGACAGGGAAAGCCGTATAATCGCTATCAATATCAAGGTTAGAAGATGTTTCTTCTATCTTAAATAGTCCTGACGTATATTCCTCTGGAAATTGACGTTCTTCTAGCATAGATTTCATGCGAGAGTTTTCAATTTCTTGCTTGATTGCATAGCCTAATAGCTTTCCACGACGGCTTACGATAAAAATATTAGCCTCGATGACGTCACGAAGTGTCACTGCCATATCTTTAAAGTTTACAGATTGACCTGCGCTTTTTTGAAGTAGTTCGTTAATTTTACGTGTTTTTGATAATAAATCCATTGTCATTACCCCTTTTAAAGTTATAAAATGTATTGGCTTAAATCTCGATTTTTAACTACGTTCTGTAACTTCTCTTCAACATATTGCTTTGTAATTTCAATCGATTCTAATGTAATCTCAGAGGCTTCAAAAGACAGATCCTCTAAAAGTTTTTCTAAAATCGTATGAAGTCTACGTGCACCAATATTCTCTGTCTCCTCGTTTACTTCCGTCGCAATCTCCGCTATCGTACGAATAGATTCGTCAGAAAAAGAGAGTTCTATTCCCTCAACGGCAAGTAGCGCCTTATATTGCTTTGTTAACGCATGCTTCGGCTCCGTTAAGATCTTTACAAAATCCTCGACACCTAACGAATCTAATTCTACACGAATTGGAAATCGTCCTTGGAGTTCAGGTATTAGATCAGACGGCTTCGAGAAATGGAATGCACCAGCTGCTATAAAGAGAATATGATCTGTTTTTACGGGACCATATTTCGTCGATACTGTAGATCCTTCTACAATAGGGAGGATATCCCGTTGCACACCTTCACGAGACACATCTGCAGACTGTTGGTTTGACTTACCGGCAACTTTATCAATCTCATCAATAAAGATGATCCCTAGCTCCTCTGCCTTTGATACAGCTGTTTGAGAGACTTCATCCATATTAATTAGCTTTTGCGCTTCCTCTTCGGTGAGTAGCTTCCTCGCATCTTTCACGAGCATTTGACGCTTCTTTTTCTTTTTCGGCATCATGCTACCAAACATATCTTGCATATTCATACCCATCTGATCCATGTTGTTACCCTGGAACATATCGAAAAGCCCCGCCTGTTGCTCTTCTACTTCTACTGTTACTTCAGCGCTCTCAAGCTTCCCGTCAGCAAGCTCACTAGCGATACGCTGCCTTGCACTTCGATACGATTCATCCTCTTCTTGCGATGTGTCTTCCTCTTCAGACTGCTGTCCATTTTGAAAAAGCATCTCTAACGGGTTTCGATAGGAGGACGTTTCTTTTTTTGATTTAGAAGGATGCAAAAGTTTTACTAATCGCTCGTTTGCTAATTTTTCAGCCTTTTGACGAACACTACCCATTTTCTCTTCTTTTACAAGGCGTACAGATGCTTCTACTAAGTCACGTACCATAGACTCCACATCTCTTCCTACATAGCCTACTTCTGTAAACTTTGTAGCTTCTACCTTCATAAAAGGAGCACCAACAAGCTTTGCTAATCTTCTAGCAATTTCTGTTTTACCCACACCA
This window contains:
- a CDS encoding magnesium transporter MgtE N-terminal domain-containing protein; the protein is MSKKGKEKSQSKLLIFFMVIVIPIMFAIILAVVLLYFLGYNVSDTARQLASSLPFIESEEETLSNEEYIAQLEHENRTLEQEVTQLTGQVTTSEETIASLEEELLVLREGLPEDEEGEEGELSEALADYDDVIRTLESMTSSRAATIMEQLSEEEAVLYFRGMNVNSRSDILSRMDAELAASIISQLSN
- the hslU gene encoding ATP-dependent protease ATPase subunit HslU, with product MSESFTPSQIVERLDQSIVGQRQAKRSVAVALRNRYRRGALDGAIKEEITPKNILMIGPTGVGKTEIARRLAKLVGAPFMKVEATKFTEVGYVGRDVESMVRDLVEASVRLVKEEKMGSVRQKAEKLANERLVKLLHPSKSKKETSSYRNPLEMLFQNGQQSEEEDTSQEEDESYRSARQRIASELADGKLESAEVTVEVEEQQAGLFDMFQGNNMDQMGMNMQDMFGSMMPKKKKKRQMLVKDARKLLTEEEAQKLINMDEVSQTAVSKAEELGIIFIDEIDKVAGKSNQQSADVSREGVQRDILPIVEGSTVSTKYGPVKTDHILFIAAGAFHFSKPSDLIPELQGRFPIRVELDSLGVEDFVKILTEPKHALTKQYKALLAVEGIELSFSDESIRTIAEIATEVNEETENIGARRLHTILEKLLEDLSFEASEITLESIEITKQYVEEKLQNVVKNRDLSQYIL
- the flgB gene encoding flagellar basal body rod protein FlgB — translated: MNLLNNDAMRLMETSLKAATTRHNTIANNIANADTPGFKAERTVFKHQLAEATGNQLQAYRTDEKHINFGGSNSNESPVITKRNNTAYNHNGNNVDMDHEMAELAKNQIYYNAMIERLNSRFSGIRTALGSGR
- the fliI gene encoding flagellar protein export ATPase FliI translates to MTAFEQLVHQVKDINSYKQFGRVTQVVGLMIEAQGPQASVGELCQISVGKNTNRKILAEVVGFREQHVILMPYDRVDAIAPGSLVETMNKPLEIKVGTGMIGSVVDSLGRPFNGDIFDAGFRPYSTDNAPPSPITRPRIKEPLSIGVKAIDGMFTVGKGQRLGIFAGSGVGKSTLMAMIAKNSDADINVIALIGERGREVRDFIERDLGESGLKNTVVVVATSDQPALMRIKGAYTATAIAEYFRDQGLNVNLMMDSVTRVAMAQREIGLAIGEPPTTKGYTPSVFALLPRLLERSGMNERGAITAFYTVLVDGDDMNEPIADTVRGILDGHLVLDRRLANKGHFPAINVLQSVSRVMSEIANDDHNALADRMRQILATYKDSEDLINIGAYKRGTNKEIDDAIQWQPHVMRFLKQSVNENQSLESAVSQMKSLFAGGVQQ
- the fliE gene encoding flagellar hook-basal body complex protein FliE, coding for MNMVSNMQSVMNPQQRMVNQATPAEAHQSFKTWLNDAIANVNESRIDSEVMTERLARGEQVDLHDVMITAQKASIMLETTVEVRNKVIEAYQEVMRMSV
- the flgC gene encoding flagellar basal body rod protein FlgC — encoded protein: MFHGMNVSASALTSQRLRMDVTSANMANAESTRGRLVDGEWEPYRRKMVHMQTNGEQSFRNHFLQAQQAETNGVKISRIMEDQTPFRLAYQPEHPDANEDGYVELPNVDPLKEMMDLMSATRSYEANVTTLDAQKSMLMRALEIGR
- the fliF gene encoding flagellar basal-body MS-ring/collar protein FliF, with protein sequence MNERLASFKTKTTEFWSSRTKNQKSLLAGSVALVIVLIAAFTWFGSQTNYVPLYTNMSMQETGEVKATLDARGVANEVSPDGTSISVPESAVDNLKVQLAAEGIPQTGRIDYSTFGNNMGFGTTDNEFQLLERAAIQTSIEDLIRNIDGVANAQVMITMPEESVWLADEPDQATASVLLNMQSGYSLDQQQTNALYHLVAQSVPSLPVENIVIMDQFSRYLELENQPSMDSSSLTAYEQQRTIQKDIEREIQRDLHQMLGTMVGQDKVLVSVSTDIDFTRENRVEELVEPVDEETNEGIAMSVERITETYSGEEVAEGGVPGTGEDDIPNFPGVLASGGDGDYERIEERINNEVNRISRDIVESPYQIRDIGIQVMVEPPDPEDPGTLPPERLADISTVVGQVVRTSINSEISGEWGEEELGERIFVSSQPFIGKIELEEPPSGIPFWYYIVGALALIIGLLIFLLVRKGRTVEEEVAMEEQREQFELPPLDDGADSEEKARRRQLEQLAREKPDQFSQLIRTWLSED
- the codY gene encoding GTP-sensing pleiotropic transcriptional regulator CodY, whose protein sequence is MDLLSKTRKINELLQKSAGQSVNFKDMAVTLRDVIEANIFIVSRRGKLLGYAIKQEIENSRMKSMLEERQFPEEYTSGLFKIEETSSNLDIDSDYTAFPVENKDLFKNGLTTIVPIQGGGQRLGTLILARLDESFNDDDLLLAEYGSTVVGMEILHEKAEEIEQEARSKAVVQMAISSLSYSELEAVDHIFEELDGTEGLLVASKIADRVGITRSVIVNALRKLESAGVIESRSLGMKGTYIKVLNDKFLEELKKQKN
- a CDS encoding flagellar hook-length control protein FliK, translated to MINGMMVAQPVTQAVPQTSGSQTTTSANSFLALLGGLLHNGEALPESLQEETSLQELLPDSTLSPEELDSLLALLEELPVEDLFVTENTVELLEELELPDAWLEEIKQLVSVNPSLSALFSEFTETGNPTVLLAALGHLHMVNQQAPLSPELKQVVMNVTATMFNQVDEKKDFTMLLPMLKEAIPKELPAFSQVPKAFTRIAELAYLNHATKDPGISKDQFARLLLGQQMPETSTERAIVPMQGFQQPAVQQQPTLMIPLMQQEGQTRVSQEQFIRQFENLLQRSAFTEINGMKQMTIKLHPQHLGRLDIQIQQLNGVITARVMTSNAMTRELLDSQLHHLKQAFQSQQLQVEKVEISQQQPFKDSTSDGQRKDQQKEESSRFEHADEEVEQASFEELLEESIDVEV
- the fliG gene encoding flagellar motor switch protein FliG, whose translation is MAKKKQLTGKQKAAILLISLGPDVSAQVYKHLSEEEIEKLTLEIAGVRKVDHDTKEEIIESFHQLAIAQDYITQGGIGYAKDVLEKALGSDEAMAIINRLTSTLQVRPFDFARKADSMQILNFIQNEHPQTIALILSYLDSEQSGQILSSLPQEMQADIAKRIAVMDSTSPEIINEVEMILEKKLSSTVTQDYTQAGGIESVVEVLNSVDRSTERTILDALEIQDPELAEEIKKRMFVFEDIVTLDNRSIQRVIRDVENADLQLALKVASEEVKDIVFTNMSQRMSETFKEEMEFMGPVRLRDVEEAQTRIVAVIRRLEEAGEIVIARGGGDDIIV
- the fliH gene encoding flagellar assembly protein FliH; the protein is MSRLIKSVRSDESAKKIIKLHSIFKEEHPVDYSDQQGESTQEKRAIQSSKQAIARDKEEIANREQQLQEEKVAFEEWKQAQLEQMATDAEEEGRKAAEEGFNQGFQEGMQAGLEQYKEAIDQAQGIVNLSKQDYQHKLEAAESHMLELALGITEKILGKQLEDESAWLHLVKEALQEVREQEEVKLYVHPDWYERTLAQQEELREIVRQSRHLLIYPDEQLPHDGCLIDTPYGKLDASVDVQLLEIKRTLFEKLQEGESHDSI
- the fliJ gene encoding flagellar export protein FliJ, which produces MSFTYQLQKVLEIKEYEKAAAEKEFSDSVRSFEESAKELYAMLKRREELIDQTQQQIMQGMSIAFIQQNEQTISFLEQEIGKLQKITQKARREMQEKESFLTVKSVDLKKYERMKEIEFERYVEHEKQEEMKFLDEVSVNQFIRR